The genome window CTTTTGGCGCGGGCAGATATAGCTCAATTGAGAAAGCAGCAGCATCAATGGTTGAGGTCCATGAAGTCGTGCAACCTGACACAGGCGTAGCGGACGTATACGACTTCTACTACAAGAGGTACCTCCAGACGTACGAGGCGAACCGAGACATACTTCATTCCCTGGCCGCCAGAGCTCTCTCAAAGGCAGGTGGCTGAAACCACGGAGGCCTCTCCTCGCAGGTCGGAGCGCATTTCCGGACGATGGGGGTTTCCAACTGGGATTGCTCTAGGGGAGGTGGTGATACGGGGACGCAAAGCGCAGGATTCGTGAGGAGATGACCGTCAACTACCTCGGAACATCTCAAGTACTCATGGACAAGGGGAGGCAGAAAACATGCTGAAGAGACTCACCTTTGGTAAGTGTGTGGTAGTTGGAATGGTCCTGGTGCTCTTGTTGGCGTCTCTCGGCGCGAGCGTGGGTGCTCAGAAGCAGTACCGCTACACGATCGGGTTCTCTCAGGTGGTCATGAACTGCCCCTACTATCTCGCACTCTATCAGGGCGCGGTTGATACCGCCGAGCGTCTCGGAGTGAAGCTGATCTGGCTCAACGCCGACAACATCGTTGCGCGCCAGATCGCAGACATGGAGGACCTGATCACAAAGAAGGTCAACGGAATAATAGTGAACCCCGTAACCCCGACCGCGCTCGACTCGGCTGTCAAGAAGGCGCTAGCGGCGAAGATCCCGATAATCTGCGCTGACAGGGAGCTTGCAGAAGGCCACGTCGGCTACGTGGGAATCGATCAATGGAAAGCCGGAGAGCTTGCGGGCGAGCTCATAGGCAAGACCCTGAACGGCAAGGGCAAGGTCGTGGAGATCGCGGGCGACCCGGGAGACTCGGCAGGCAAGGGTCGTGGCGGCGGGATGCACGCTGTGCTTTCGCAGAAATACCCCGGGATCAAGATCGTGGGCCCCTACATCGCTCACTACAACACAGCCGAAGGCATGGCGAGAATGGAAGAAGCGCTCGCCGCACATCCCGACGTGAACCTCGTCTACGCGCATAACGACGCCATGGCTCTCGGGGCCTTGAAGACCCTCCGGGCCGCTGGAAGGAAAGACGTCTACGTCGTGGGCATCGACGGGCAGCGCCAGGCGTACGAGGAGATCATGAAGGGCGGTCAGTACATCGGAACCGTTATCAACAACTCATACGAGATAGCAACAAAGGCAGTAGAGATGATGGTAGACCACCTAGACGGCAAGTCGCATGCTCCTCGCGTCATCACCGGCACGATTCTCGTTACCAAGGAGAACGTCCAGAAGTACTACAATCCTGACAGCATCTTCTAAGAAAGCCCCGGAGGCCGGTGCGGCGCTGCTTCACCACAGCGCCGCACCGGCCGGCTGCCGGATTACCTCGGTCTTGTGGCCGGATGAAACGGAGTCAGAAGCATGGAGCACTGGCAAGCAGTACAAAGGCAAGGGCAAGTCGGGATGAGCAGACGGGAGCGCATCGGCGAGCGGGTCCACGCATTCTGGGGCGCTTACAAACTGCATATCGTGTTCGCAGTGCTCGTGGGCATATCGGGATTCATGTCACCGCAGTTCTTCTCTGTCGAGAACGTGATGAACTTGCTGCTCAGGTCGAGTTTCGTGGGTCTCGTCAGCCTGGGGATGACGTTCGTGATTCTCACCGGCGGGATCGACCTCTCGGTGGGCGCCGTGTTCGCCTTCGCAGGAGTCCTGCTTGCTACCGTGCAGCACGGCTATCTCTTCAGGTTCATGCCCGAGCTGACAGCGGGCTTCGAGCAGTCCGGCGAGCTGGCGCCCATAATGCCGTTCGCGTTCGCCTTCCTCCTTACGGTCGGCTTGGGCGCTCTGTTGGGATTCCTGAACGGAGTCCTCGTGACGAAGGCAAAGATGCCTCCATTCGTAGTTACGCTTGGAACGATGGTCGCGATTCGTGGCCTCGCGTTCACGTATACGGCAGGGTTTCCAATCCCCGGTGTGACATCGGAGGTTGAGTGGATAGGCGCAGGCCAGCTGGGCGCTCTGCCTGTACCGGTCCTCATCTGGGGTATGGCCTCGGTTGCTTGCATATTCGTCCTCGGCCGCACCGTCTTTGGGAAGAAGGTGTACGCCGTCGGCGGCAACGAACGCGCGTCGTGGCTGTCCGGCATAGACAGCGACAGGATCAAGATCACGGTCTACACGATAAGCGGTGTCCTCGCCGCGCTTGCGGGGATTCTGATGCTCGGCAGGATGGGCGCGGCTGAGCCCCGGGAAGGCGCCGGAATGGAGGCCGACGCCATCGCGGCAGCGATCATCGGAGGAACGGCGTTGACAGGCGGCCGGGGGAGCATCGTGGGGACTCTCATAGGCGCGCTGATCCTTGGTCTAATCTCAAACTTCCTCAATCTCATGGAAGTGCCGCCCTATCCGCAACAAGTGGCCAAAGGTCTCATAATCATCGCGGCGGTGCTGATGCAGGGCAGCGCTCGGCAGCGATGAGCGCTGACTCGTCTTGGTGGTGATTGAGTTGGCTGACGAATTCGTGCTGCGTATGGAGCACGTGTCGAAATCGTTCCCTGGTGTCAGGGCTCTGCACGACGTTTCTCTGGCGGTGCGTCGGGGCGAGATCCACTGTCTGGTGGGTCAGAATGGCGCGGGGAAGTCGACGCTCATGAAGATCTTGGGCGGAGCCTACCGCATGGACGCAGGGCACATACTCCTTGACGGGGAGAAGGTGTTCTTTCCTAATCCCCACGCGGCCTTGAAGGCAGGCATATCCGTCCTGTATCAGGAACTAGCTTTGAACCCGTGTCTGAGCGCGGCCGAGAACATCTTCCTCGGGCGTGAGATCAAGACCCGGCTTGGCGTCGTGAACATCAGGGGACAGCAGCAGGAAGCGGAACGCCTGATCAAGCCCTTCGGGGTCGAGATAGACGTCCGAGTGCCGGCGGATCAGCTCAGCATCGCTCAGCAGCAGATAGTAGCCATCGGGAAGGCTCTCTCCTTCAAGGCGAAAGTCATCGTGTTGGACGAACCGTCCGCTGTCTTGACAGTGGAGGAGCTCGGCAGGCTGTTCAACACAATGCGGGAGCTCCGTGAGGACGGAGTGGGCATCATATACATCTCGCACCGGCTGGAAGAGATCTTCGAAATAGGCGACCGAGTCACCGTCCTGAGAGACGGCGAGGTCGTGGGCACGTTCGACGTATCGGCTGTGAACGAGTCCGACCTGGTCAGGATGATGACCGGCAGGGAAGTGGTCAAGACCGGCGGCCGGCTTCGTTCGGAGACAGGCAGGCCGATGCTGGAGGTCGAGAACCTTTCGCGCCGCGGAGTGCTCCGCGATGTGAGCTTCCAGCTGCGTGCCGGTGAGATCGTCGGCGTGTTTGGACTTGTTGGGGCCGGCAGGACAGAACTCGCGCACGCTCTGGTCGGCGCGGCGAGGCCGGATTCCGGGCGGATCGTCGTCGATGGCGTGGAGGTAACGCCGGCCTCTCCACAACACGCATTAAGGATCGGTATAGGCTTGGTACCCGAAGACAGGAAGAGACACGGCCTCGTGCTCGGCATGAACGTCGCCGACAACTCGACGCTCGCAATCTGGGATAGGCTGGCGCGTCTGGGGATAGTGGACAGACGCTCCCTCATCGCGAGCGCCCAGGAGTCCGTGGACGAACTCAGGATCAAGACGCCGTCTCTTTGGGCGTTCGTGCAGAACCTGAGCGGGGGGAATCAGCAGAAAGTCGTGCTTGCCAAGTGGCTTGCCACGGCTTGCAAAGTGCTGATTCTTGACGAGCCGACGAGAGGGGTAGACGTGGGAGCGAAAGCGGAGATCCACGAGTTGATCAGGGCAATAGCGGACAAAGGCAAGGCACTCATCGTGATATCGTCGGAGCTACCTGAGATAATGTCGCTAAGCGACAGGCTCTTCGTCATGCGCAAGGGGAGCATCGCCGGAGAATTCCTGCCCGCGCAGACCACGCAGGAAGATGTGCTTGCCTGCGCCATGGGGGTGAAGGTGGCGTGAGTGGAGCAAAGCGGCAACAAGTCGTGACCGCGCCGGCGGCCGGCGCAGGGCTGCGCGGGTCGAGCACCTGGATCGGTGGGTTGAGGCGCAACAGCGTATACCTCATGTTCGTGGTCTTGGTAATCATCAGTGCGCAAGTCTCACCGGCGTTTCTGACTTGGACCAACATCGCCAACCTCCTTCGCCAAGCGAGCTACATCGGCCTCGTGAGCATTGGCATGACCTTCGTAATCATCTCCGGGGGCATCGACCTTTCGGTTGGCTCGACAGTTGCGGTGTCAGGAGTGTTACTCGCTTACTTGTTCCACTGGGGCGGCTACAAAGGGTACGTGGTAACGCTCTCGCCTGCCATGCCGACGCCGTTCATCGTCCTCTCCGCGCTTGCTGTAGGCGGACTTGTGGGGCTCTTGAACGGAATTCTCATAGCGAAGGCACAGATACCTGCCTTTGTGGCGACGCTGGCGACCATGGTGTCTGTCAGAGGCATCGCATACATGCTCGCCGGGGGGCGTACCATCTTCGGGCTCGGCGAATCGCTTTCGGTGTTGGGATTCGGGAACGTGGGTCCGCTTCCCGTTCCGGTGATCATATGGCTGGGTTGCGTGCTGGCATCAGGGATAGTGCTGAAGAGGACTGTCTTCGGACGCTGGGTGTATGCTGTAGGTGGAGACGAAGACTCGGCGAGATTGTCGGGGATCAACTGTGATCGTCAGAAGGTACTCATGTATGTGGTGGCCGGCGTGTTCGCGGCGCTTGCAGGTATGCTCATGGCTTGCCGGATCGACCAGGGAGAACCGCGGCAGGGCGAGCTTTTCGAATTGGACGCCATCGCTGCGGTGGTCATCGGAGGCACGAGCCTCTCAGGGGGCCGGGGTGGTGTGGGCGGCACCGCGATCGGGGTGCTCGTTCTCACGCTCATCACAAATGTACTGAACCTCGTGGGTGTTCATCCTTTTCCGCAGCAAATCGTGAAAGGAACAATTATCCTTGGTGGCGTATTCCTACAGCACTGGCTCGCCTCGCGGAACTAGAATGCAGCTGGCGTCCGCGGGAGCGCAGATTCTGTGTCCGGCGGTGCACACATTGTGGGCGACCTTGAACACATCCGCGGCCTTGTGCGAGTGGCGAAGCTGTACCATGAAGAAGGCCTCTCTGAACAGGAGATAGCTCGGCTCGTCGGGACATCCCGTTCAACTGTCTCGCGTATGCTGACGGAGGCCAAGAGGAGAGGAATCGTCCGAATATCATTCGCCAAAGAGAACCGGACGATCACTGAGAACGAGAATGAACTGAGGGAGAGGTTCAGACTCAAAGACGTCGTCACAGTCCCTGCGCTCGGAGACGGGTCGGAGGGACGACTGAAGGAGCGTCTTGGGGCTGCTGCCGCGGCCTACGTCTCCGAGATGCTCCAGCCCGGACAGCTTCTGGGCATATCCTGGGGGACCACTCTGTTTGAGGTGGCTCTGAAACTGCGGCCTCACAGGGTGCCGGGCACTCGCGTAGTGCAGTTGAACGGAAGCGTGGGGCAAGGGCGAGTTTCCTACCTGGGAGCGCGGGTCCTGGAGATCATCGCCGCAAAGCTGGGTGCCCAGGCGTTTTCGTTTCCTGCCCCTGCTATCGTTGGAGACCCGGCATTCTGCGAGGCTTTGGTGCGGGAGCCTTCGATCGCCGAAGCCCTCGAAGCTGCCAGGAAATGCGACGTAGCCGTGTTCACCGTGGGAATCGTGGATCCGTCGTGCGTGCTGGTGGAGACCGGCTACCTGACGGCTGACGACATCAGGGGCTTGCGTGCCCGAGGGGCTGTCGGGGACATATGTTCTCGGTTCTTCGACGGTTGCGGACAGATATGCGACCCGGACCTCGACAGGCGAACCCTAGGCCTGCACCTGTCCGATCTTGCGTCGATCCCCATCAAGATCCTTGTCGCCGGAGGGCAACGGAAGGCGGCAGGCATACTGGGCGCCTTGCGCGCTGGCTACGCGGAGGTCTTGATAACGGACGAGACTACGGCCAGCGAGGTCGCAGCCATGGCGAGGGGGGCTGCTTCAGTGCGGCCGAACGCGACGGACGCCGCCGACACGGTCGCTGTACACGCGCGTACGACTCTGGGCAATCGATCTCGTTGCGGTGGAGGAGTTGCTTCGTGAGCATCGTCGACGATGACGCGCTTTGCGCAAAGGCCGCGAGGCTCTACTATGAAGATGACTTGACTCAGGCGGAGATCGCTCGGATGATGGGGGTATCCCGACCGGTAGTGTCGCGGTGCATATCTAGGGCCCGCGCCAGGGGCATCGTCCGTGTGGAAGTGTTCGATCCAGAAGAGGATTGCCGAGAGAGAGCCGAAGTCATCAAGCAAGCCTTTGGGCTCAAGAGCGTGTTGATCGTTCCTCACTTCGGGTACAACGAAGAGCAGGCCAAGGGGGCCGTCAGCTCGGTTGCAGCATCCTATCTCGACGGCATCGTCCGCGACGGCAGCGTAATCGCTGTTTCGTGGGGCACGACCATGTACGAGGTGGCGAAGCGCCTTGTTCCGCGACGGCTGTCGGGGGTCAGGGTGGTGCAGCTGAATGGGAACGCGAGGGCCAGCCGGACTCACGAGAACGCCGCGACGATATTGATGAACTTCGGCCAGGCGTACTCCGCGGAGTCGTACTCGCTGCCGGTCCCCGCGGTCACGCGCAGCAGGGCCCTGTCTGCGCAGCTTCTCGCCGACCCCACCATAAGGTTCACCATCGACCTGGCCAGGCAGGCTGACATCGCCATTTTCAGCATAGGCTTCCCCGACGCGCGCTCAATCCTGGTGGAAGCTGGGTACGTCACCGTCCAGGAGATAGCGGGGCTCGTTGCCCGTGGCGCGGTGGGCGACGTGTGCTCGAGGTACTTCGGCATGAATGGCGAAGTCATCGATCCCGACCTCGACGCGCGGACGATAGGGATCGGCCTGGACGATCTCCGGAGGAAAGAGCATTCCATCGGGGTCGCTGCGGGCGCCCACAAGGCGAGAGGAATTGTGGGTGCAGCCAGGGGCGGGTATGTGAACACGCTCATCATAGACGAACTCGCAGCCCTCGAGATGATGCGCCTCGTCTGAGAGCCTCTCGAGTCCTGCTTCACGAACCATCCCTCCGGCACGGTCGGCCCGGGGTGGATTGAGGAACGCAGAAAAGTCCCAGGAAACTGAGGTCGCATTGGAGGATTTCCGGGGGAGACGGCGAATATCCGGACATGAGCACAGATGTGCGCGTGCGAGCACGCATGTGCGGCGGCTGGGCCGACGCCGGAGGCAACGCCCGGGAGTGAGGGCATGGGTACTACCGCGGACCGAAAAGACGCCGAGCTCCTGGTGGAGATCGCGCGAATGTACTACGAATACGGTCTCGACCAGCAAGAGATCGCAGAGAGGGTGGGCCTATCGCGCAGCCGCGTCTCCAGAATGCTGACGAGGGCGAGAGAGGCAGGCATCGTGCAGGTCACCATAGTTGACCCTTTCAGGGAGGAGTCGCTGCTTGCCCAGGAGCTCCAGGACAGGTACGAACTGAAGAGGGTCGTCGTGTGCCCCATCCCGCGGTCGAGTCAGGCTCCCCTGGCTTGGCACCTGGCGCAGGCAGCGGCCAGATTGCTGAGAGAGATCGTCCGCGACGGCTCCGTCGTCGGCGTCTGCGGCGGAACGACGATGCTTGAAGTGGCGCGGGCGCTGCGTCCGCTGAGGCGAAAGGACGTGAGCGTCGTCCAGCTCGAGGGGACGCTGTCTGGGAAGGGCGAGGCGCTGATCCACGGC of Bacillota bacterium contains these proteins:
- a CDS encoding substrate-binding domain-containing protein, which produces MLKRLTFGKCVVVGMVLVLLLASLGASVGAQKQYRYTIGFSQVVMNCPYYLALYQGAVDTAERLGVKLIWLNADNIVARQIADMEDLITKKVNGIIVNPVTPTALDSAVKKALAAKIPIICADRELAEGHVGYVGIDQWKAGELAGELIGKTLNGKGKVVEIAGDPGDSAGKGRGGGMHAVLSQKYPGIKIVGPYIAHYNTAEGMARMEEALAAHPDVNLVYAHNDAMALGALKTLRAAGRKDVYVVGIDGQRQAYEEIMKGGQYIGTVINNSYEIATKAVEMMVDHLDGKSHAPRVITGTILVTKENVQKYYNPDSIF
- a CDS encoding ABC transporter permease, with the protein product MSRRERIGERVHAFWGAYKLHIVFAVLVGISGFMSPQFFSVENVMNLLLRSSFVGLVSLGMTFVILTGGIDLSVGAVFAFAGVLLATVQHGYLFRFMPELTAGFEQSGELAPIMPFAFAFLLTVGLGALLGFLNGVLVTKAKMPPFVVTLGTMVAIRGLAFTYTAGFPIPGVTSEVEWIGAGQLGALPVPVLIWGMASVACIFVLGRTVFGKKVYAVGGNERASWLSGIDSDRIKITVYTISGVLAALAGILMLGRMGAAEPREGAGMEADAIAAAIIGGTALTGGRGSIVGTLIGALILGLISNFLNLMEVPPYPQQVAKGLIIIAAVLMQGSARQR
- a CDS encoding sugar ABC transporter ATP-binding protein, which codes for MADEFVLRMEHVSKSFPGVRALHDVSLAVRRGEIHCLVGQNGAGKSTLMKILGGAYRMDAGHILLDGEKVFFPNPHAALKAGISVLYQELALNPCLSAAENIFLGREIKTRLGVVNIRGQQQEAERLIKPFGVEIDVRVPADQLSIAQQQIVAIGKALSFKAKVIVLDEPSAVLTVEELGRLFNTMRELREDGVGIIYISHRLEEIFEIGDRVTVLRDGEVVGTFDVSAVNESDLVRMMTGREVVKTGGRLRSETGRPMLEVENLSRRGVLRDVSFQLRAGEIVGVFGLVGAGRTELAHALVGAARPDSGRIVVDGVEVTPASPQHALRIGIGLVPEDRKRHGLVLGMNVADNSTLAIWDRLARLGIVDRRSLIASAQESVDELRIKTPSLWAFVQNLSGGNQQKVVLAKWLATACKVLILDEPTRGVDVGAKAEIHELIRAIADKGKALIVISSELPEIMSLSDRLFVMRKGSIAGEFLPAQTTQEDVLACAMGVKVA
- a CDS encoding ABC transporter permease produces the protein MSGAKRQQVVTAPAAGAGLRGSSTWIGGLRRNSVYLMFVVLVIISAQVSPAFLTWTNIANLLRQASYIGLVSIGMTFVIISGGIDLSVGSTVAVSGVLLAYLFHWGGYKGYVVTLSPAMPTPFIVLSALAVGGLVGLLNGILIAKAQIPAFVATLATMVSVRGIAYMLAGGRTIFGLGESLSVLGFGNVGPLPVPVIIWLGCVLASGIVLKRTVFGRWVYAVGGDEDSARLSGINCDRQKVLMYVVAGVFAALAGMLMACRIDQGEPRQGELFELDAIAAVVIGGTSLSGGRGGVGGTAIGVLVLTLITNVLNLVGVHPFPQQIVKGTIILGGVFLQHWLASRN
- a CDS encoding sugar-binding transcriptional regulator, which gives rise to MSGGAHIVGDLEHIRGLVRVAKLYHEEGLSEQEIARLVGTSRSTVSRMLTEAKRRGIVRISFAKENRTITENENELRERFRLKDVVTVPALGDGSEGRLKERLGAAAAAYVSEMLQPGQLLGISWGTTLFEVALKLRPHRVPGTRVVQLNGSVGQGRVSYLGARVLEIIAAKLGAQAFSFPAPAIVGDPAFCEALVREPSIAEALEAARKCDVAVFTVGIVDPSCVLVETGYLTADDIRGLRARGAVGDICSRFFDGCGQICDPDLDRRTLGLHLSDLASIPIKILVAGGQRKAAGILGALRAGYAEVLITDETTASEVAAMARGAASVRPNATDAADTVAVHARTTLGNRSRCGGGVAS
- a CDS encoding sugar-binding transcriptional regulator, coding for MSIVDDDALCAKAARLYYEDDLTQAEIARMMGVSRPVVSRCISRARARGIVRVEVFDPEEDCRERAEVIKQAFGLKSVLIVPHFGYNEEQAKGAVSSVAASYLDGIVRDGSVIAVSWGTTMYEVAKRLVPRRLSGVRVVQLNGNARASRTHENAATILMNFGQAYSAESYSLPVPAVTRSRALSAQLLADPTIRFTIDLARQADIAIFSIGFPDARSILVEAGYVTVQEIAGLVARGAVGDVCSRYFGMNGEVIDPDLDARTIGIGLDDLRRKEHSIGVAAGAHKARGIVGAARGGYVNTLIIDELAALEMMRLV